Proteins encoded in a region of the Cheilinus undulatus linkage group 8, ASM1832078v1, whole genome shotgun sequence genome:
- the vars1 gene encoding valine--tRNA ligase isoform X2 yields MSPLLLERKKDVISPLPDSYSPQYVEAAWYPWWEKQGFFKPEYGRKSISEKNPHGIFMMCIPPPNVTGSLHLGHALTNAIQDCLTRWHRMRGETTLWNPGCDHAGIATQVVVEKKLMRERGMSRHDLGRENFIQEVWKWKNEKGDRIYHQLKKLGSSLDWDRACFTMDPKLSYAVQEAFIRMHEEGVIYRSKRLVNWSCTLNSAISDIEVDKKELTGRTLLPVPGYKEKVEFGVLVSFAYKVDGSDEEVIVATTRIETMLGDTAVAVHPADPRYQHLKGKMVLHPFCDRKMPVVFDDFVDMNFGTGAVKITPAHDHNDYEVGVRHNLAFINILDENGLLINVPPPFLGMKRFEARKAVLQALKDRGQFKEIKDNPMVVPVCSRSKDIVEPLLKPQWYVNCTDMGKQAADAVREGRLKIIPDHHLKTWFNWMDNIRDWCISRQLWWGHRIPAYFVTVNDASVKPGEDMDGHYWVSGRSEVEAREKAAKRFNVSVDKISLRQDEDVLDTWFSSGIFPFSIFGWPNENQDLNVFYPGTLLETGHDILFFWVARMVMMGLKLTGKLPFKEVYLHAVVRDAHGRKMSKSLGNVIDPLDVITGISLEGLHAQLTDSNLDPVEGEKAKQGQKSDYPNGIPECGTDALRFALCAYTSQGRDINLDVNRILGYRHFCNKLWNAVKFAMKTLGDNFIPSEKAQLCGEESVSDRWILSRLSAAVALCDAGFKAYDFPAITTAIYNFWLYELCDVYLESVKPVFSKADGDSSSQRQALVCRQTLYTCLEVGLRLLSPMMPFVTEELYQRLPRRQPQSDPPSISVTSYPESNEFCWHSEEVDSEMDFVMTVVKTIRSLRADYNLTKTRADCYLQCIDSSTASLVQKYSLQIQTLSYSQAVIPLTANQPVPEGCAVAIASDRCTVNLMLKGLIDVEKEVAKLTTKKGDLEKQMEKLKEKMAKSDYKEKVPVKVQEQDAEKLRQSQTELEKVKEAMENFRKMM; encoded by the exons ATGTCCCCACTGCTCCTGGAGAGAAAAAA AGATGTCATCAGTCCTCTCCCTGACTCCTATAGTCCTCAGTATGTGGAGGCTGCCTGGTACCCATGGTGGGAGAAGCAGGGATTCTTCAAACCAGAGTATGGG AGGAAGAGTATCAGTGAGAAAAACCCTCATGGCATCTTCATGATGTGCATCCCTCCACCTAATGTGACCGGATCACTTCACCTGGGTCATGCCCTCACTAACGCCATCCAGGATTGTCTTACCAGATG GCACAGGATGCGGGGCGAGACCACCCTGTGGAACCCGGGCTGTGATCACGCTGGTATCGCCACCCAGGTTGTGGTGGAGAAGAAGCTGATGAGAGAGAGGGGTATGAGCCGTCATGATCTGGGCAGGGAAAACTTTATCCAGGAGGTCTGGAAATGGAAGAACGA GAAGGGAGACCGCATCTATCACCAGCTGAAGAAGCTGGGCTCCTCTCTGGACTGGGACAGAGCCTGCTTCACTATGGACCCT AAACTGTCGTATGCAGTTCAAGAGGCCTTTATCCGCATGCATGAGGAGGGGGTGATCTACAGGAGCAAAAGGCTGGTTAACTGGTCGTGCACGCTAAACTCTGCCATCTCTGACATTGAG GTGGATAAGAAGGAGCTCACAGGCAGGACTCTGCTGCCTGTGCCCGGTTACAAAGAGAAAGTGGAGTTTGGAGTTCTGGTGTCTTTCGCCTACAAAGTGGACGGTTCAG ATGAGGAGGTGATTGTGGCAACAACTCGTATTGAGACGATGCTCGGAGATACCGCTGTAGCTGTCCACCCTGCTGACCCCAGATACCAGCATCTGAAGGGTAAAATGGTGCTGCATCCCTTCTGTGACCGCAAAATGCCGGTTGTGTTTGATGACTTTGTGGACATGAACTTTGGAACAG GTGCTGTCAAAATCACCCCAGCTCACGACCATAATGACTACGAGGTTGGAGTGAGACACAATCTGGCCTTCATCAACATCTTGGATGAGAATGGCCTGCTCATTAACGTGCCTCCTCCATTCCTG GGCATGAAGCGATTTGAGGCCAGGAAGGCAGTGCTGCAGGCGCTCAAGGACAGAGGCCAGTTTAAAGAGATCAAAGACAACCCTATGGTGGTCCCGGTCTGCAG CCGTTCCAAGGACATAGTGGAGCCGCTGCTGAAGCCTCAGTGGTATGTGAACTGCACAGATATGGGGAAACAGGCTGCAGACGCTGTGAGGGAGGGACGGCTCAAAATCATCCCTGATCACCACCTCAAGACATGGTTCAACTGGATGGACAACATCAG GGACTGGTGCATCTCTCGGCAGCTGTGGTGGGGTCACCGTATTCCTGCATACTTTGTCACTGTCAACGATGCCTCTGTGAAACCAGGAGAG GACATGGATGGTCATTACTGGGTGAGCGGGAGATCAGAGGTGGAAGCCAGAGAGAAAGCAGCAAAACGCTTCAATGTGTCTGTTGACAAGATTAGCCTCCGACAGG ATGAGGATGTTCTGGATACTTGGTTCTCTTCTGGCATTTTCCCTTTCTCCATTTTCGGTTGGCCTAATGAG AACCAGGACCTGAACGTCTTCTACCCTGGCACCTTGCTGGAAACGGGCCATGACATCCTGTTCTTCTGGGTCGCTCGAATGGTGATGATGGGCCTCAAACTGACCGGCAAGCTGCCCTTCAAGGAG GTGTATCTGCACGCTGTAGTGAGGGATGCCCACGGAAGAAAGATGAGCAAATCTCTGGGCAACGTCATTGACCCTCTGGACGTCATTACAGGGATCTCCCTGGAG GGTCTTCATGCCCAATTGACGGACAGCAACTTGGACCCAGTGGAGGGGGAGAAGGCAAAGCAGGGCCAGAAGTCAGACTACCCAAATGGCATCCCAGAGTGTGGCACAGATGCTCTCCGGTTTGCCCTGTGTGCCTACACCAGCCAAG GTAGGGACATAAACTTGGATGTCAACCGCATTCTTGGTTACCGTCACTTCTGCAACAAACTGTGGAACGCTGTGAAGTTTGCCATGAAGACACTTGGAGACAACTTTATACCATCAGAGAAAGCCCAG TTGTGTGGAGAGGAGAGTGTATCAGACAGGTGGATCCTGTCTAGACTCAGTGCTGCTGTCGCTCTCTGTGATGCCGGCTTCAAGGCCTACGACTTCCCTGCCATCACCACCGCCATCTACAACTTCTGGCTGTATGAGCTTTGTGACGTCTATCTG GAAAGTGTGAAACCAGTGTTCAGTAAAGCTGACGGAGACAGCAGTAGCCAGAGACAGGCCCTGGTGTGCAGACAGACCCTTTACACCTGTTTAGAAGTCGGTCTCCGCCTTCTGTCTCCCATGATGCCCTTTGTCACTGAGGAGCTCTACCAGAGGTTACCAAGGCGACAACCTCAGAGTGATCCCCCCAGCATTAgcgtcacatcttacccagaaAGCAATGAG TTCTGCTGGCACAGTGAGGAGGTGGACAGTGAGATGGACTTTGTGATGACTGTGGTTAAGACGATCCGGTCCCTGAGGGCAGACTACAACCTAACAAAGACGAGAGCTGACT GCTATCTCCAGTGTATTGACTCCAGCACTGCGTCCCTGGTGCAGAAATATAGTCTGCAGATTCAGACCTTGTCTTATTCTCAGGCTGTCATACCTCTGACAGCAAACCAGCCTGTCCCAGAAGGCTGTGCTGTAGCTATCGCCTCTGACAGATGTACCGTCAACCTTATGCTCAAG GGTCTCATTGACGTGGAGAAGGAAGTGGCTAAGCTGACGACAAAGAAAGGTGACTTAGAGAAACAGATGGAGAAACTGAAAGAGAAAATGGCAAAGAGTGACTACAAGGAGAAGGTGCCGGTGAAGGTGCAGGAGCAGGATGCAGAGAAG CTACGGCAGAGCCAAACTGAGCTTGAGAAAGTGAAAGAGGCCATGGAAAACTTCAGGAAAATGATGTAA
- the vars1 gene encoding valine--tRNA ligase isoform X1, with amino-acid sequence MATLYVSPHPDDFRSLLALIAAEFYPFSNLNIITEDPPASVNARSRPTLVLDAGEGDSVLNGATAVSWYLASQGKRTGLDAKQQSQVWQWLSFADNELTPVSCAVVFPLMGMMGVDKKLQQNSRAELMRVLKVLDKALEPRTYLVGQIITLADFAVAAAVLLPFKYVLEPADRKVLINVTRWFTTCINQPRFLKVFGKITLCEKMVPVTPKTKAAATPIKAKAAKASPAVESDGAITNGPPKTEAQLKKEAKKREKLEKFQQKKEMEAKKKTQPPAEKKAKPEKKEIGVITYNVPTAPGEKKDVISPLPDSYSPQYVEAAWYPWWEKQGFFKPEYGRKSISEKNPHGIFMMCIPPPNVTGSLHLGHALTNAIQDCLTRWHRMRGETTLWNPGCDHAGIATQVVVEKKLMRERGMSRHDLGRENFIQEVWKWKNEKGDRIYHQLKKLGSSLDWDRACFTMDPKLSYAVQEAFIRMHEEGVIYRSKRLVNWSCTLNSAISDIEVDKKELTGRTLLPVPGYKEKVEFGVLVSFAYKVDGSDEEVIVATTRIETMLGDTAVAVHPADPRYQHLKGKMVLHPFCDRKMPVVFDDFVDMNFGTGAVKITPAHDHNDYEVGVRHNLAFINILDENGLLINVPPPFLGMKRFEARKAVLQALKDRGQFKEIKDNPMVVPVCSRSKDIVEPLLKPQWYVNCTDMGKQAADAVREGRLKIIPDHHLKTWFNWMDNIRDWCISRQLWWGHRIPAYFVTVNDASVKPGEDMDGHYWVSGRSEVEAREKAAKRFNVSVDKISLRQDEDVLDTWFSSGIFPFSIFGWPNENQDLNVFYPGTLLETGHDILFFWVARMVMMGLKLTGKLPFKEVYLHAVVRDAHGRKMSKSLGNVIDPLDVITGISLEGLHAQLTDSNLDPVEGEKAKQGQKSDYPNGIPECGTDALRFALCAYTSQGRDINLDVNRILGYRHFCNKLWNAVKFAMKTLGDNFIPSEKAQLCGEESVSDRWILSRLSAAVALCDAGFKAYDFPAITTAIYNFWLYELCDVYLESVKPVFSKADGDSSSQRQALVCRQTLYTCLEVGLRLLSPMMPFVTEELYQRLPRRQPQSDPPSISVTSYPESNEFCWHSEEVDSEMDFVMTVVKTIRSLRADYNLTKTRADCYLQCIDSSTASLVQKYSLQIQTLSYSQAVIPLTANQPVPEGCAVAIASDRCTVNLMLKGLIDVEKEVAKLTTKKGDLEKQMEKLKEKMAKSDYKEKVPVKVQEQDAEKLRQSQTELEKVKEAMENFRKMM; translated from the exons ATGGCCACACTCTACGTGTCCCCTCACCCTGATGACTTCAGGAGCCTTCTGGCTCTaatagctgcagagttttatcCTTTCTCAAACTTGAACATCATCACAGAGGACCCCCCTGCTTCCGTAAATGCCCGCTCCAGACCAACCCTGGTGCTGGATGCAGGGGAAGGTGACTCTGTCCTGAATGGGGCCACAGCTGTGTCCTGGTACCTGGCCTCACAGGGGAAGAGGACGGGCTTAGATGCAAAACAGCAGTCTCAGGTGTGGCAGTGGCTCAGCTTTGCAGACAATGAACTCACTCCAGTCTCCTGCGCGGTGGTCTTTCCTCTAATGGGGATGATGGGAGTGGATAAGAAG cTCCAGCAGAATTCCCGTGCAGAGTTGATGCGTGTCCTGAAGGTTCTTGACAAGGCGCTGGAACCAAGGACCTACTTGGTGGGACAGATCATCACGTTGGCTGATTTTGCTGTAGCTGCAGCTGTTCTTCTGCCTTTTAAATAT GTGTTGGAGCCAGCAGACAGGAAAGTCCTGATCAATGTCACCAGGTGGTTCACAACCTGCATAAATCAGCCCAGGTTCCTTAAGGTGTTTGGGAAGATCACCCTTTGTGAGAAGATGGTGCCAGTTACTCCGAAGACAAAAGCTGCTGCAACACCTATCAAAGCTAAAGCTGCCAAGGCCTCTCCTGCTGTTGAATCAGACGGTGCTATAACTAATG GCCCACCAAAGACAGAAGCTCAGCTGAAAAAGGAAGcgaagaagagagaaaagctgGAAAAGTTCCAGCAGAAGAAGGAAATGGAGGCTAAGAAGAAGACACAGCCACCAGCAGAG AAAAAGGCTAAACCAGAGAAGAAGGAGATTGGTGTGATCACATATAATGTCCCCACTGCTCCTGGAGAGAAAAAAG ATGTCATCAGTCCTCTCCCTGACTCCTATAGTCCTCAGTATGTGGAGGCTGCCTGGTACCCATGGTGGGAGAAGCAGGGATTCTTCAAACCAGAGTATGGG AGGAAGAGTATCAGTGAGAAAAACCCTCATGGCATCTTCATGATGTGCATCCCTCCACCTAATGTGACCGGATCACTTCACCTGGGTCATGCCCTCACTAACGCCATCCAGGATTGTCTTACCAGATG GCACAGGATGCGGGGCGAGACCACCCTGTGGAACCCGGGCTGTGATCACGCTGGTATCGCCACCCAGGTTGTGGTGGAGAAGAAGCTGATGAGAGAGAGGGGTATGAGCCGTCATGATCTGGGCAGGGAAAACTTTATCCAGGAGGTCTGGAAATGGAAGAACGA GAAGGGAGACCGCATCTATCACCAGCTGAAGAAGCTGGGCTCCTCTCTGGACTGGGACAGAGCCTGCTTCACTATGGACCCT AAACTGTCGTATGCAGTTCAAGAGGCCTTTATCCGCATGCATGAGGAGGGGGTGATCTACAGGAGCAAAAGGCTGGTTAACTGGTCGTGCACGCTAAACTCTGCCATCTCTGACATTGAG GTGGATAAGAAGGAGCTCACAGGCAGGACTCTGCTGCCTGTGCCCGGTTACAAAGAGAAAGTGGAGTTTGGAGTTCTGGTGTCTTTCGCCTACAAAGTGGACGGTTCAG ATGAGGAGGTGATTGTGGCAACAACTCGTATTGAGACGATGCTCGGAGATACCGCTGTAGCTGTCCACCCTGCTGACCCCAGATACCAGCATCTGAAGGGTAAAATGGTGCTGCATCCCTTCTGTGACCGCAAAATGCCGGTTGTGTTTGATGACTTTGTGGACATGAACTTTGGAACAG GTGCTGTCAAAATCACCCCAGCTCACGACCATAATGACTACGAGGTTGGAGTGAGACACAATCTGGCCTTCATCAACATCTTGGATGAGAATGGCCTGCTCATTAACGTGCCTCCTCCATTCCTG GGCATGAAGCGATTTGAGGCCAGGAAGGCAGTGCTGCAGGCGCTCAAGGACAGAGGCCAGTTTAAAGAGATCAAAGACAACCCTATGGTGGTCCCGGTCTGCAG CCGTTCCAAGGACATAGTGGAGCCGCTGCTGAAGCCTCAGTGGTATGTGAACTGCACAGATATGGGGAAACAGGCTGCAGACGCTGTGAGGGAGGGACGGCTCAAAATCATCCCTGATCACCACCTCAAGACATGGTTCAACTGGATGGACAACATCAG GGACTGGTGCATCTCTCGGCAGCTGTGGTGGGGTCACCGTATTCCTGCATACTTTGTCACTGTCAACGATGCCTCTGTGAAACCAGGAGAG GACATGGATGGTCATTACTGGGTGAGCGGGAGATCAGAGGTGGAAGCCAGAGAGAAAGCAGCAAAACGCTTCAATGTGTCTGTTGACAAGATTAGCCTCCGACAGG ATGAGGATGTTCTGGATACTTGGTTCTCTTCTGGCATTTTCCCTTTCTCCATTTTCGGTTGGCCTAATGAG AACCAGGACCTGAACGTCTTCTACCCTGGCACCTTGCTGGAAACGGGCCATGACATCCTGTTCTTCTGGGTCGCTCGAATGGTGATGATGGGCCTCAAACTGACCGGCAAGCTGCCCTTCAAGGAG GTGTATCTGCACGCTGTAGTGAGGGATGCCCACGGAAGAAAGATGAGCAAATCTCTGGGCAACGTCATTGACCCTCTGGACGTCATTACAGGGATCTCCCTGGAG GGTCTTCATGCCCAATTGACGGACAGCAACTTGGACCCAGTGGAGGGGGAGAAGGCAAAGCAGGGCCAGAAGTCAGACTACCCAAATGGCATCCCAGAGTGTGGCACAGATGCTCTCCGGTTTGCCCTGTGTGCCTACACCAGCCAAG GTAGGGACATAAACTTGGATGTCAACCGCATTCTTGGTTACCGTCACTTCTGCAACAAACTGTGGAACGCTGTGAAGTTTGCCATGAAGACACTTGGAGACAACTTTATACCATCAGAGAAAGCCCAG TTGTGTGGAGAGGAGAGTGTATCAGACAGGTGGATCCTGTCTAGACTCAGTGCTGCTGTCGCTCTCTGTGATGCCGGCTTCAAGGCCTACGACTTCCCTGCCATCACCACCGCCATCTACAACTTCTGGCTGTATGAGCTTTGTGACGTCTATCTG GAAAGTGTGAAACCAGTGTTCAGTAAAGCTGACGGAGACAGCAGTAGCCAGAGACAGGCCCTGGTGTGCAGACAGACCCTTTACACCTGTTTAGAAGTCGGTCTCCGCCTTCTGTCTCCCATGATGCCCTTTGTCACTGAGGAGCTCTACCAGAGGTTACCAAGGCGACAACCTCAGAGTGATCCCCCCAGCATTAgcgtcacatcttacccagaaAGCAATGAG TTCTGCTGGCACAGTGAGGAGGTGGACAGTGAGATGGACTTTGTGATGACTGTGGTTAAGACGATCCGGTCCCTGAGGGCAGACTACAACCTAACAAAGACGAGAGCTGACT GCTATCTCCAGTGTATTGACTCCAGCACTGCGTCCCTGGTGCAGAAATATAGTCTGCAGATTCAGACCTTGTCTTATTCTCAGGCTGTCATACCTCTGACAGCAAACCAGCCTGTCCCAGAAGGCTGTGCTGTAGCTATCGCCTCTGACAGATGTACCGTCAACCTTATGCTCAAG GGTCTCATTGACGTGGAGAAGGAAGTGGCTAAGCTGACGACAAAGAAAGGTGACTTAGAGAAACAGATGGAGAAACTGAAAGAGAAAATGGCAAAGAGTGACTACAAGGAGAAGGTGCCGGTGAAGGTGCAGGAGCAGGATGCAGAGAAG CTACGGCAGAGCCAAACTGAGCTTGAGAAAGTGAAAGAGGCCATGGAAAACTTCAGGAAAATGATGTAA